One Streptomyces puniciscabiei DNA segment encodes these proteins:
- a CDS encoding ROK family protein yields the protein MAGRNGRTVRDLRRGNRTAVLQKLYFDGPLSRFELGPATGLSSGSVSNVVADLIADGLVVEAGSVDSDGGRPRTLLRVAPDCGQMIGVDVGETRVRVELFDLALTELARTERRLAPQGYDVEVIAGHIRDGIAEVLGAEEAVPERLLGVGIGVPGIVEHTAEQGAVVHGQTIGWDAVPLERLLRSASQLPDAIPYFIDNGAKTLGQAEMWFGAGRGARNAVVVLFGSGVGACVVTPEVEHGRAVEWGHLTVRVRGRRCRCGAPGCLEAYAGAESLLERWREEGGRPPEDTDEETALTAMLAAAYPAEGIEPDPVALAVLEETAEYLGAGLADLINLFQPERILIGGWAGLQLGARFLPAVRRHATTYALRHPADKVTIDLGRLGPDAVTVGAAILPLADFFASGGHRPEPATEDHVPAWRAALRQRAPR from the coding sequence ATGGCGGGGCGTAACGGGCGCACGGTTCGCGACCTCAGGCGGGGCAACCGCACGGCGGTGCTGCAGAAGCTGTACTTCGACGGCCCCCTCAGCCGGTTCGAGCTGGGCCCGGCCACCGGCCTGAGCTCCGGCTCGGTCAGCAATGTGGTCGCCGACCTCATCGCGGACGGTCTGGTCGTGGAGGCCGGCAGCGTCGACTCCGACGGCGGCCGGCCCCGTACCCTGCTGCGCGTCGCCCCCGACTGCGGACAGATGATCGGCGTCGACGTCGGCGAAACCCGCGTCCGCGTCGAGCTGTTCGACCTGGCCCTGACCGAACTCGCCCGCACCGAACGCCGGTTGGCCCCGCAGGGTTACGACGTCGAGGTGATCGCCGGCCACATCCGCGACGGCATCGCCGAGGTCCTGGGCGCCGAAGAAGCCGTGCCCGAGCGGCTGCTCGGCGTCGGGATCGGTGTCCCCGGCATCGTCGAACACACCGCCGAGCAGGGCGCCGTCGTCCACGGGCAGACCATCGGCTGGGACGCCGTCCCGCTGGAGCGGCTGCTGCGCTCCGCCTCCCAGCTCCCCGACGCGATCCCGTACTTCATCGACAACGGCGCCAAGACGCTGGGCCAGGCCGAGATGTGGTTCGGCGCGGGACGCGGCGCCCGCAACGCCGTGGTCGTGCTCTTCGGCTCCGGCGTCGGCGCCTGTGTGGTCACACCCGAGGTCGAGCACGGGCGGGCGGTCGAGTGGGGCCACCTGACCGTACGGGTGCGCGGGCGCCGCTGCCGCTGTGGCGCACCCGGCTGCCTGGAGGCCTACGCGGGCGCCGAGTCCCTGCTCGAGCGCTGGCGCGAGGAGGGCGGACGGCCACCCGAGGACACCGACGAGGAGACCGCGCTCACCGCGATGCTGGCCGCCGCCTATCCGGCCGAGGGGATCGAGCCCGATCCGGTCGCACTGGCCGTTCTGGAGGAGACCGCCGAGTACCTCGGCGCCGGCCTGGCCGACCTGATCAACCTCTTCCAGCCCGAGCGGATCCTCATCGGCGGCTGGGCCGGACTCCAGCTGGGCGCCCGCTTCCTGCCGGCCGTACGACGGCACGCGACGACCTACGCGCTGCGCCATCCGGCCGACAAGGTCACCATCGACCTCGGGCGGCTCGGCCCCGACGCGGTCACCGTCGGCGCCGCGATCCTGCCCCTGGCCGACTTCTTCGCCAGTGGCGGCCACCGCCCGGAACCGGCCACCGAGGACCACGTCCCGGCCTGGCGGGCCGCACTGCGCCAGAGGGCCCCACGCTGA
- a CDS encoding SDR family oxidoreductase, whose protein sequence is MSSAAGSRVVVTGATGNVGTSVVRLLSEDPEIKSVRGLARRTPAWSPPKTEWAAVDLAAEQDNLAERFEGADAVVHLAWAFQPTHDPAVTWRTNVLGGIRVFGAVAAARVPVLVHASSVGAYSPGPKDRAVDESWPTHGWPDAAYCREKAYLERTLDVFERDHPEVRVVRMRPAFLFKWQSASEQRRIFGGRFLPGPLARPELLPFLPDIPGLRVQALHTDDAAEAYRLALRTDGARGAFNLAADPPLDAGVLGELLGSRPVRLPRTAARSAIAAAWGLHLLPASPHLFDAVLRLPLMDCGRAHTELGWQPRRTATEVLQEFLDGLQQGAGMDTEPMRGRKVG, encoded by the coding sequence GTGAGCAGCGCAGCGGGCAGCAGGGTCGTCGTCACGGGCGCCACCGGCAACGTCGGCACGAGTGTGGTGCGGTTGCTCTCGGAGGACCCGGAGATCAAGTCGGTGCGCGGGCTGGCCCGGCGTACCCCGGCCTGGTCGCCGCCGAAGACCGAGTGGGCCGCGGTCGACCTCGCCGCCGAACAGGACAATCTCGCCGAGCGGTTCGAGGGCGCCGACGCGGTGGTCCATCTGGCCTGGGCGTTCCAGCCGACGCACGATCCGGCGGTCACCTGGCGGACCAATGTGCTCGGCGGCATCCGGGTGTTCGGGGCGGTCGCCGCGGCGCGGGTGCCGGTGCTGGTGCACGCCTCGTCCGTGGGCGCGTACTCGCCCGGGCCGAAGGACCGCGCGGTGGACGAGTCCTGGCCGACGCACGGCTGGCCGGATGCCGCCTACTGCCGGGAGAAGGCCTATCTGGAGCGCACGCTGGACGTGTTCGAGCGGGACCACCCCGAGGTGCGGGTGGTGCGGATGCGCCCGGCGTTCCTGTTCAAGTGGCAGTCCGCGAGCGAGCAGCGGCGCATCTTCGGCGGGCGGTTCCTGCCCGGTCCGCTGGCCCGGCCGGAGCTGCTGCCGTTCCTGCCGGACATCCCGGGGCTCCGGGTGCAGGCGCTGCACACGGACGACGCCGCCGAGGCCTACCGGCTCGCGCTGCGCACGGACGGCGCGCGGGGCGCCTTCAACCTCGCCGCGGACCCGCCGCTCGACGCCGGCGTGCTCGGCGAGCTGCTGGGCAGCCGCCCGGTACGGCTGCCGCGCACGGCGGCCCGGTCGGCCATCGCCGCGGCCTGGGGGCTGCATCTGCTGCCGGCTTCCCCGCACCTGTTCGACGCCGTGCTGCGGCTGCCGCTGATGGACTGCGGGCGGGCGCACACCGAGCTGGGCTGGCAGCCACGGCGTACGGCGACCGAGGTGCTGCAGGAGTTCCTCGACGGCCTGCAGCAGGGCGCCGGGATGGACACCGAGCCGATGCGCGGACGCAAGGTCGGCTGA
- a CDS encoding alpha/beta fold hydrolase, with amino-acid sequence MPYFESPVDGTRLHYIDHGPATGPVAVFVASAYLGHEMWEYQTLPLAEAGFRCVALDRRGHGRSDDTWNGDDLDTLADDLNGLLDHLDLREVTLVGHSVGTAEVIRCLTRHGSARVARAALVAGVSPGLVRSPNLPEGIDPAAVRADEKSFRRDRAAWFTHFADDFFAVGQPGNDVSPAYVRHLIDRCMVATPRAATGVRAVVAALDIAGELPALDLPVLVVHGTHDTSAPLALTGERVARLVPEAVLKVYENGGHGLFATHAARLTADLRDFIESGAVRAGELVGAAAHGR; translated from the coding sequence ATGCCGTACTTCGAGAGCCCCGTCGACGGCACCCGTCTGCACTACATCGACCACGGACCGGCCACCGGCCCGGTCGCCGTCTTCGTCGCCAGCGCGTACCTCGGCCACGAGATGTGGGAGTACCAGACGCTGCCGCTCGCGGAGGCCGGATTCCGCTGCGTGGCGCTTGACCGGCGCGGACACGGGCGTTCCGACGACACCTGGAACGGAGACGACCTCGACACCCTCGCCGACGACCTGAACGGGCTCCTCGACCACCTCGACCTGCGCGAGGTCACCCTCGTCGGGCACTCCGTCGGCACCGCCGAGGTGATCCGCTGCCTCACCCGGCACGGCTCCGCACGCGTGGCCCGCGCCGCCCTCGTCGCCGGCGTCAGCCCCGGCCTGGTCCGCTCGCCGAACCTCCCGGAGGGCATCGACCCGGCGGCCGTACGCGCCGACGAGAAGTCCTTCCGGCGTGACCGGGCCGCCTGGTTCACCCACTTCGCGGACGACTTCTTCGCCGTCGGGCAGCCCGGCAACGACGTCTCCCCGGCCTATGTCCGCCATCTGATCGACCGCTGCATGGTCGCCACACCCCGCGCCGCGACCGGCGTCCGGGCCGTGGTCGCCGCGCTGGACATCGCCGGCGAGCTGCCCGCGCTGGACCTGCCGGTGCTGGTCGTGCACGGCACCCACGACACCTCCGCGCCCCTGGCACTCACCGGTGAACGCGTGGCCCGGCTGGTACCGGAGGCCGTCCTGAAGGTGTACGAGAACGGCGGGCACGGCCTGTTCGCCACGCATGCCGCCCGGCTCACGGCCGACCTGCGGGACTTCATCGAGTCCGGGGCCGTCCGCGCGGGCGAGCTGGTCGGTGCGGCGGCGCACGGCCGCTGA
- a CDS encoding HAD family hydrolase — protein sequence MERAAVFDVDGTLVDTNHLHVVSWWEAFRQAGHDVPMHAVHRAVGLASTDLIAQLLGDGRDTDRDGELSAAHKALYGQYFDRLPALPKAGELLRRLHRDGWTVVLATSASGAELGALRRAIAADDAIADTASSEDVQEGKPAPEPVEHALELAGVPASRAVFVGDTVWDMRAGARAGVRCVGVLCGGIPRADLEEAGAEAVYADPADLLEGLDGSPLA from the coding sequence ATGGAGCGCGCCGCCGTCTTCGATGTCGACGGAACCCTCGTCGACACCAACCACCTGCACGTCGTCTCCTGGTGGGAGGCGTTCCGGCAGGCCGGACACGACGTGCCCATGCACGCGGTGCACCGGGCCGTCGGTCTCGCCTCCACGGACCTGATCGCCCAGCTGCTCGGCGACGGCCGCGACACCGATCGGGACGGCGAGCTGAGCGCCGCGCACAAAGCCCTGTACGGCCAGTACTTCGACCGGCTGCCGGCTCTGCCGAAGGCCGGGGAGCTGCTGCGCCGGCTGCACCGGGACGGCTGGACGGTCGTCCTCGCCACCTCGGCGAGCGGCGCCGAGCTGGGTGCGCTGCGGCGGGCCATCGCCGCCGACGACGCGATCGCGGACACGGCGAGCTCGGAGGACGTCCAGGAGGGCAAGCCCGCCCCGGAGCCGGTGGAGCACGCCCTGGAGCTGGCCGGGGTTCCGGCCTCGCGGGCGGTGTTCGTCGGGGACACCGTGTGGGACATGCGGGCGGGTGCCAGGGCCGGGGTGCGCTGTGTGGGGGTGCTGTGCGGCGGGATCCCCCGGGCCGACCTGGAGGAGGCCGGGGCGGAAGCCGTCTACGCGGACCCCGCCGACCTGCTCGAAGGGCTCGACGGGAGCCCGCTGGCGTGA